A portion of the Neorhodopirellula lusitana genome contains these proteins:
- a CDS encoding Gfo/Idh/MocA family protein — MCVRWGLIGVGDIANKRVASAIQNDPNSELVAVCRRSAAELNHFADQHEVAHRFTDTQELLGMSNLDAVYIATPVDCHLPQTIAAAKAGKHVLVEKPMALDSDECEQMIAACDQANVQLGVAYYRRFYPVVLRTQQLIESGALGRVLSINCVTGNPNRFPADDWRVVRSRGGGGPLMDIGSHRIDVFLQLMGDVKSVKASVVDSPDFEAEQAASVLVQFASGDHGVLQCYFGTVDAPDRLEIIGTDGRVSVEDLNAGKMTLHTASGVTHEDHPPADNLHAPLIEDFSAALKANRIPCVSGPIGKATSDVLQAAYNDAMGSDAMGSDAVGNHSIEEHQE, encoded by the coding sequence ATGTGTGTTCGATGGGGATTGATCGGTGTCGGTGACATTGCAAACAAGCGAGTTGCGTCGGCGATCCAGAACGACCCGAACTCAGAACTGGTGGCCGTTTGTCGTCGCAGTGCGGCTGAACTGAATCATTTTGCCGACCAACATGAAGTAGCCCATCGCTTCACCGATACCCAAGAATTGCTGGGCATGTCCAACCTGGACGCTGTCTACATCGCGACACCCGTCGACTGCCATCTGCCGCAAACGATCGCCGCCGCCAAAGCCGGTAAGCATGTGCTGGTCGAAAAACCGATGGCACTGGATTCAGATGAATGCGAACAAATGATTGCCGCCTGCGATCAAGCCAACGTGCAACTCGGTGTCGCCTACTATCGCCGTTTTTATCCGGTTGTACTGCGAACTCAACAACTGATTGAATCAGGCGCACTCGGACGTGTGCTTTCCATCAACTGCGTGACCGGAAACCCCAACCGGTTCCCAGCCGATGATTGGCGAGTGGTTCGTTCTCGAGGCGGTGGCGGACCGCTAATGGATATCGGCAGCCACCGTATCGACGTCTTCCTGCAACTAATGGGCGATGTGAAGAGCGTCAAAGCGAGCGTAGTCGATTCACCTGACTTCGAAGCCGAACAGGCCGCTAGTGTTTTGGTGCAGTTCGCCAGTGGTGATCACGGTGTCTTGCAATGCTATTTCGGCACTGTCGACGCACCGGATCGACTCGAGATCATTGGCACGGACGGACGTGTGTCGGTGGAGGATCTGAACGCAGGCAAAATGACACTGCACACGGCTTCAGGGGTGACGCACGAAGACCATCCTCCGGCTGACAACCTGCACGCGCCGCTGATCGAAGACTTCAGTGCGGCGTTGAAAGCGAACCGGATTCCCTGTGTTAGCGGGCCGATCGGCAAGGCAACCAGCGACGTTCTTCAAGCGGCGTACAACGACGCAATGGGTAGCGACGCAATGGGTAGCGACGCAGTGGGCAACCACTCAATCGAAGAACATCAAGAGTGA
- a CDS encoding GspE/PulE family protein, producing MHAGQILERRGLLSPEQVQQSSGGESGTLVDNAVSLGYISARDALQAVADEVGLEFVDLRTFEIDLSALEGFPQKLIYRHSLFPIGWEDGCLRVATPDPFDLYPLDEACAASGKTVTPVIAERAEISRLVKKHLGVGSETVEGLVAAAGDDEVELLDGIETDGSELSEQAQEASVVRLVNEILIEAVDSRASDIHIESQSTGLVIRYRIDGILHPQPVPPEINRFQAAIISRLKIMARLNIAEKRLPQDGRIKLRVHGREVDIRLSVIPMIHGEGLVMRVLDKSSMKFDLQGLGMSPEIYNRFKQLIRVPHGIVLVTGPTGSGKTTTLYSSLLEIRSPENKIITTEDPVEYQLDGINQIQVHSKIGLTFAASLRSILRHDPDIVLVGEIRDLETAENATQASLTGHLVFSTLHTNDAAGAFTRMVDMGVEPFLVAGTVEAVMAQRLLRRLCTHCKEAYQPDKDELPKDFPFDLLDGKPLYRSVGCRECRKVGYAGRLGIYELLVSSEPIRELAQQRASSWDIRRAAVAEGMRTLRMDAWDKAVAGVTSIDEVLRVTKGEAL from the coding sequence ATGCATGCTGGTCAAATATTAGAACGTCGTGGGCTGCTTAGCCCTGAACAGGTCCAACAAAGCAGCGGCGGTGAGTCGGGAACGTTGGTCGATAATGCCGTGTCGCTCGGCTACATCTCGGCGCGGGACGCTTTGCAAGCCGTGGCGGATGAAGTCGGTTTGGAGTTCGTCGACCTTCGTACTTTCGAAATCGACCTGTCGGCCCTGGAAGGCTTTCCACAAAAGCTGATCTATCGTCACTCGTTGTTCCCAATCGGTTGGGAGGACGGGTGCCTACGCGTGGCAACGCCGGACCCGTTCGATCTATATCCGCTCGACGAAGCGTGTGCGGCCAGCGGGAAAACGGTCACGCCCGTGATTGCCGAACGCGCCGAGATCAGTCGGCTTGTCAAAAAGCACCTGGGTGTCGGTAGTGAGACCGTGGAAGGGCTCGTTGCCGCCGCCGGCGATGACGAGGTTGAGTTGCTTGACGGCATCGAGACCGATGGCAGTGAACTCAGCGAGCAGGCTCAAGAGGCCTCGGTGGTTCGGCTGGTCAACGAAATTCTGATCGAGGCGGTGGACTCGCGTGCCAGTGATATTCACATCGAATCGCAATCCACTGGTCTGGTGATTCGGTACCGCATCGACGGTATCCTGCATCCTCAACCGGTCCCGCCCGAAATCAACCGGTTCCAGGCCGCAATCATCAGCCGCCTGAAGATCATGGCTCGGTTGAACATCGCGGAAAAGCGACTACCCCAAGACGGTCGGATCAAGCTGCGAGTTCACGGTCGCGAAGTGGACATTCGTCTTAGTGTGATCCCCATGATCCACGGCGAAGGCCTGGTCATGCGTGTGCTCGATAAGTCGTCGATGAAGTTCGACTTGCAGGGCCTGGGCATGTCGCCGGAAATCTACAACCGATTCAAACAACTGATTCGCGTGCCGCACGGAATCGTGCTGGTCACCGGGCCAACCGGTAGTGGTAAAACGACCACGCTGTACAGCAGCCTGCTGGAAATTCGCAGCCCTGAAAACAAGATCATCACGACGGAGGATCCGGTTGAGTACCAACTGGATGGGATCAACCAAATCCAAGTTCACTCCAAGATTGGGCTGACGTTTGCCGCTTCACTGCGAAGTATTTTGCGGCATGACCCGGACATTGTCCTGGTGGGGGAAATTCGTGACTTGGAAACTGCTGAAAACGCCACCCAGGCTTCGCTGACCGGTCACTTGGTGTTCAGTACCTTGCACACCAACGATGCCGCGGGCGCTTTCACGCGGATGGTCGACATGGGCGTCGAGCCATTCTTGGTGGCCGGAACCGTCGAAGCCGTGATGGCTCAGCGTCTTTTGCGTCGCCTTTGCACGCACTGCAAAGAAGCCTACCAGCCTGACAAAGACGAGCTTCCCAAGGACTTCCCGTTCGACCTACTCGATGGCAAGCCGCTGTACCGATCTGTGGGCTGCCGCGAATGTCGAAAGGTGGGTTACGCCGGTCGGTTGGGTATCTATGAATTGCTAGTTAGTAGTGAACCGATTCGTGAGCTAGCCCAGCAACGCGCCAGTAGCTGGGACATTCGTCGTGCGGCGGTCGCCGAGGGGATGCGAACGCTGCGAATGGATGCGTGGGATAAAGCAGTTGCTGGTGTGACCAGCATTGACGAAGTGCTGCGTGTTACCAAGGGCGAAGCTCTTTAA
- a CDS encoding secretin N-terminal domain-containing protein, translated as MRLDSSAGYHPDFMLFTARYMTPNHAWTSNSFDLPVNAGRLIDANVQVLAGARITGGLARPFVLTAVFGLMSCLSSVSQAQTSEAAAADSVVVTATSQPATSQPAVTTTAEPAASAEPAETVVPAQSTVPAQSTVPAPEAKPDVAAKPVAESKPVAAMKPVATTQPVTTTQPATVSKEPAKTVAAKSDELLQFNFAGASWGDVLRWFSDEADLSLQMDAPPLGTVNFADPSKRYTVAEGLDLINRLLLDRGWAVVRRGRMLLLVDLEADNAEKLISEMAELVTPEVFDTRGDSDIVRCVFPLGGISADEAREELSQIIGPWGRVNVLGGARQVIVTETIGKLRVIEQVLSAATKAQSSVIQIALKHRAAEEVLEIARPLLALEPGVNANEEIRISVSIYGDQIFATGDPSKLDLLTTVVERADTPPPGAAEGETEELATPELRTHIVKVAEVLSVFDVLQTMLSGMPDVRLAIDEKRKAIVALARPETHIKIAATIKEMEGSGEDFAIIDLKRLQPTKALLTINKFFGTTEAGTSNGPVVDGDPETGRLWVRGTTDQIQTVKRLIEELEDDPLAGGLGENVRILPITGSAANETIRQIENLWPLTGRGNRIRVIVPARDSLEQNSGSGSASGIPSGDRESSPMRGSDFSEVSPIRETLVWENTKLTSELADSNRGVESSGDDAEIDSDIGSEIIVQVTPAGLVVASRDQAALNMFEQLINSLGTANASYEEMPTLFWLQYIKADIAAELVAGVLGGADTSGSAGSLADDVVSGLGGGMLGGLLGLGGGGGGETSSTRSVLTSRGSVNIVPDNRLNALIIQAPPADLDFIRTVLKEIDREESPETIQTIARPGLIPVVYQEASAVAEIVKAVFGEKTAQAQQSGRGGGSNPQDIIEALRGGGRGGRGGGGGGGATETAKSEATKIIVAVDERSNSLVVTATPQDFAAVQTLVHELDRQGMESEQNVQVIPMSGNLKPEVLQAALDSVLGKASSTTSSSTSSGANSTNTGSSSADDIQRRLEALRSRGGDTGRGGGGGNTRGGGGTTRGGGGNTRGGGGGNTRGGGGGGGRGGQR; from the coding sequence ATGCGGCTCGACTCTTCAGCCGGTTACCATCCAGATTTCATGCTTTTCACTGCTCGCTATATGACGCCAAATCACGCCTGGACGTCGAATTCTTTCGATCTCCCTGTAAATGCCGGTCGCTTGATCGATGCCAATGTCCAAGTCCTAGCTGGTGCGAGAATCACCGGCGGTCTGGCTCGACCCTTCGTCCTGACGGCTGTGTTCGGGCTGATGAGCTGCCTTTCCTCGGTAAGCCAGGCTCAAACGTCCGAAGCTGCCGCTGCGGATTCGGTTGTTGTCACCGCTACCAGCCAACCCGCAACCAGCCAACCTGCTGTCACAACAACAGCGGAACCTGCTGCATCGGCCGAGCCCGCCGAAACCGTGGTACCCGCCCAATCCACTGTGCCCGCCCAATCCACTGTGCCCGCCCCTGAAGCAAAGCCTGATGTGGCCGCTAAACCAGTTGCTGAATCGAAGCCGGTTGCAGCTATGAAGCCGGTTGCAACCACACAGCCGGTTACAACCACACAGCCAGCGACCGTTTCCAAAGAGCCAGCAAAAACGGTCGCTGCCAAGAGTGACGAGCTGTTGCAATTCAATTTTGCCGGAGCGAGTTGGGGAGACGTGTTGCGTTGGTTTTCCGATGAAGCCGATCTGTCGCTGCAAATGGACGCCCCGCCGCTTGGCACCGTCAACTTCGCCGACCCAAGTAAACGTTACACGGTTGCGGAAGGCCTCGACCTAATCAACCGATTGCTCTTGGATCGCGGTTGGGCGGTCGTTCGTCGAGGCCGGATGTTGTTGTTGGTTGATTTGGAAGCCGATAACGCTGAAAAGCTGATCAGCGAGATGGCGGAACTTGTCACGCCAGAGGTCTTCGACACTCGTGGTGACAGCGACATTGTTCGATGCGTGTTCCCGCTCGGTGGAATCTCCGCCGACGAAGCTCGCGAAGAGTTGTCCCAAATCATCGGTCCATGGGGGCGGGTGAACGTTCTCGGTGGCGCTCGTCAGGTCATCGTGACCGAGACCATTGGGAAATTGCGAGTGATTGAACAGGTGCTGTCTGCGGCGACCAAGGCACAATCCAGTGTCATTCAAATTGCACTGAAGCACCGTGCGGCCGAGGAAGTTCTGGAGATCGCTCGTCCGCTATTGGCGTTGGAGCCCGGCGTGAACGCGAACGAAGAAATTCGAATCTCGGTGTCGATCTATGGTGACCAAATCTTCGCGACCGGCGACCCTTCGAAGTTAGACCTTTTGACAACCGTGGTCGAGCGAGCTGACACGCCGCCGCCCGGGGCAGCCGAAGGCGAAACCGAGGAACTGGCCACGCCGGAATTGCGAACTCACATCGTTAAAGTTGCTGAGGTGTTGAGCGTGTTCGACGTCTTGCAGACCATGCTGAGCGGCATGCCCGACGTGCGTTTGGCGATCGACGAAAAACGCAAGGCAATCGTCGCACTGGCTCGGCCTGAAACTCACATCAAGATTGCCGCGACCATTAAAGAGATGGAAGGCAGCGGTGAGGACTTTGCGATCATCGACCTGAAACGCTTGCAGCCAACGAAGGCTCTTTTGACGATCAACAAGTTCTTTGGAACCACTGAAGCGGGTACCAGCAACGGTCCCGTGGTCGACGGCGATCCCGAAACGGGGCGTTTGTGGGTTCGTGGTACGACCGATCAAATTCAAACCGTCAAACGCTTAATTGAAGAACTCGAAGACGATCCATTGGCCGGCGGACTCGGTGAAAACGTGCGGATTTTGCCAATCACCGGCTCAGCCGCGAATGAAACGATTCGTCAAATCGAAAACCTTTGGCCACTTACCGGGCGTGGGAATCGCATCCGCGTGATCGTACCCGCTCGTGATAGCCTGGAACAAAATTCCGGCTCCGGATCGGCAAGTGGCATCCCCAGTGGAGATCGAGAATCCTCGCCGATGCGAGGTAGCGACTTCTCGGAGGTTTCTCCAATCCGAGAAACTCTGGTTTGGGAAAACACCAAACTTACTTCCGAGCTTGCCGATTCGAATCGCGGTGTCGAGTCATCCGGTGACGATGCCGAAATCGATTCAGATATTGGCAGTGAAATCATCGTGCAAGTGACTCCGGCCGGGTTGGTCGTTGCCTCACGAGATCAAGCTGCTTTGAATATGTTCGAGCAACTGATCAACTCGCTTGGCACCGCCAATGCTTCTTACGAGGAAATGCCGACCCTGTTTTGGCTGCAATACATCAAGGCGGATATCGCCGCTGAATTAGTCGCCGGTGTGCTCGGTGGAGCCGACACCAGCGGTTCGGCTGGCTCGTTGGCCGACGATGTCGTCAGTGGTCTAGGTGGCGGAATGCTGGGTGGCTTGTTGGGATTGGGTGGCGGCGGTGGCGGAGAAACGTCCAGCACGCGTTCGGTTCTGACCAGTCGCGGTAGCGTCAACATTGTTCCCGACAATCGGTTGAACGCGTTGATCATTCAAGCTCCACCGGCGGACCTCGATTTCATCCGCACGGTGCTGAAGGAAATTGACCGGGAAGAAAGTCCCGAAACGATCCAAACAATCGCTCGACCGGGACTGATTCCTGTTGTCTATCAAGAGGCTTCGGCGGTGGCGGAAATTGTCAAAGCTGTGTTTGGTGAAAAGACAGCCCAGGCCCAACAGAGTGGTCGTGGTGGCGGTTCCAATCCACAAGACATCATCGAAGCACTGCGTGGTGGCGGCCGAGGAGGTCGTGGCGGCGGTGGTGGTGGCGGTGCAACGGAGACCGCGAAGAGTGAAGCCACTAAGATTATTGTTGCCGTCGACGAACGCAGTAATTCACTGGTGGTGACAGCCACGCCACAAGACTTTGCGGCCGTCCAGACTCTAGTGCATGAACTGGATCGTCAGGGAATGGAAAGTGAACAGAACGTGCAGGTGATCCCAATGAGTGGTAACCTAAAGCCAGAAGTTTTGCAGGCCGCTCTGGATAGCGTGCTTGGTAAGGCGTCATCAACCACCAGTTCATCGACTTCGAGTGGTGCCAACAGTACCAATACAGGTAGTTCATCTGCGGATGATATCCAGCGACGGCTTGAGGCCTTGCGTTCGCGTGGTGGTGACACCGGTCGCGGTGGCGGAGGTGGCAACACGCGAGGCGGTGGAGGAACTACACGTGGCGGCGGAGGCAACACCCGTGGCGGTGGAGGCGGCAACACACGTGGTGGTGGTGGCGGTGGCGGACGCGGAGGACAACGGTAA
- a CDS encoding sulfatase, whose translation MVLFAFMVPRQVDAQETDAQEVDQATQRPNVLFLISDDLNCRLGCYGDPHVKTPNIDRLAARGVRFENGYCQLPHCGPSRNSMLCGLYPDSTGILSNNLIFRQTIPNHVSLSQAFRLSGYFAARIGKLYHYNVPKSIGTDGHDDPASWEMQINPAGCDRLIEQPDIVSLKKGSFGATLSWYASPRSDDQHTDGKIAEEAAWVLERCAKRKDRPFFLAVGFYRPHTPYVAPAEYFEQYDLADMPLVDDVEEDRADVPEAALLSQKAEQDRMSDDQRRHAIQAYYASTTFMDAQVGKVLDALDANGLADNTIVVFTSDHGYHLGAKGLWQKRSLYEESARVPYIVAGPSIGEAGKVAQAPVGLVDLYPTLAEMCQVETPDNLHGQSLTPILDDVQNSGRGYTMSQVYRGPNRQTKKAFQGYSIRTKRYRLTLWEDGKQGTELYDYENDPLEKTNLAFHPDGQELPVGIQQTIDRLSVTLRAEIAKGIPEGGMPPVKDHRWPIMMVNP comes from the coding sequence ATGGTTCTCTTCGCCTTCATGGTGCCTCGGCAGGTGGATGCTCAGGAGACCGATGCTCAGGAGGTTGATCAAGCTACGCAGCGTCCCAATGTCCTCTTCCTGATCTCCGACGATCTGAATTGTCGACTGGGCTGTTACGGTGACCCTCACGTCAAGACGCCCAATATTGATCGTTTGGCGGCCCGCGGAGTTCGGTTTGAAAACGGCTACTGCCAGTTGCCGCATTGCGGACCGTCACGGAACTCGATGCTGTGCGGGCTGTATCCGGATTCGACCGGGATCCTGAGCAACAACTTGATCTTTCGGCAAACGATTCCCAACCATGTTTCCTTGTCCCAGGCGTTTCGCTTGTCGGGATACTTCGCGGCCCGGATTGGCAAGCTGTATCACTACAACGTCCCTAAGAGCATTGGTACCGATGGGCACGATGACCCGGCATCGTGGGAGATGCAAATCAATCCCGCCGGTTGTGATCGATTGATCGAACAGCCCGATATTGTCTCGCTGAAGAAGGGCTCCTTTGGCGCCACGCTGTCTTGGTACGCGTCGCCAAGGTCTGACGATCAGCACACCGATGGCAAGATTGCCGAAGAGGCCGCGTGGGTGCTGGAACGATGTGCCAAGCGGAAGGATCGCCCGTTCTTTTTGGCTGTTGGCTTCTATCGACCACACACTCCGTATGTTGCTCCGGCGGAGTACTTCGAACAGTACGATTTAGCCGACATGCCGTTGGTTGATGATGTCGAAGAAGATCGAGCCGATGTTCCCGAAGCGGCGCTGCTTAGCCAGAAGGCGGAGCAGGATCGGATGAGTGACGATCAGCGACGACATGCGATCCAAGCCTATTACGCCAGCACGACGTTCATGGACGCGCAGGTCGGCAAGGTACTGGATGCTTTGGACGCCAATGGGCTGGCGGACAACACCATTGTCGTTTTCACCAGTGATCACGGTTATCACCTGGGTGCCAAGGGCTTGTGGCAAAAAAGAAGCTTGTATGAAGAATCCGCTCGCGTGCCCTACATCGTCGCTGGGCCGAGTATTGGCGAAGCGGGTAAGGTCGCACAGGCTCCGGTGGGACTGGTGGATTTGTACCCCACTTTGGCGGAGATGTGTCAGGTCGAGACTCCCGACAACCTGCACGGGCAATCGTTGACGCCGATCCTAGACGACGTCCAAAACTCAGGACGTGGGTACACGATGAGCCAGGTCTACCGGGGGCCGAATCGTCAGACGAAGAAGGCTTTTCAGGGGTACTCGATTCGCACGAAGCGATATCGGTTGACCTTGTGGGAGGACGGTAAACAGGGAACGGAATTGTACGATTACGAGAACGATCCGCTGGAAAAGACCAATCTGGCTTTCCATCCCGATGGTCAGGAATTGCCGGTCGGCATCCAGCAAACCATCGATCGACTGTCGGTCACCTTGCGGGCCGAGATCGCGAAGGGGATACCGGAAGGCGGAATGCCGCCAGTGAAGGACCATCGTTGGCCAATCATGATGGTTAATCCCTGA
- a CDS encoding thiazole synthase, giving the protein MTSQAESPESPSTPPVGDTGSSPSDRPFQIGKHQLDSRLIVGTGRYDTMEQMRDSLIASGSDCVTVAVRRERLYDRNGQNILDFIDSERYTLLPNTAGCYTATDAVRAAKLGREILRTLGNPGADWVKLEVLGDSKTLLPDPVETVKACEQLVEAGFSVLCYTSDCPVTALRLKKVGAASVMPAGSPIGSGQGILNPGNLQIILEYLKDDDANYPIIIDAGVGTASDVAIAMELGADGVLMNTAIAHARDPVRMATAMKHAVIAGYEAARAGRIPKRLYGTASSPSEGVISTRPYGSTAGQ; this is encoded by the coding sequence ATGACCTCTCAAGCCGAATCGCCCGAATCCCCCTCCACGCCACCCGTGGGGGATACCGGATCGTCCCCGTCAGACCGCCCGTTTCAGATTGGAAAACATCAGCTGGACAGCCGTTTGATCGTGGGCACCGGCCGCTACGACACGATGGAACAAATGCGGGACTCGCTGATTGCGTCAGGCAGCGATTGTGTCACCGTGGCCGTCCGCCGCGAGCGTCTGTATGACCGCAACGGCCAAAACATTCTCGACTTCATCGATTCCGAACGCTACACGCTGCTACCCAACACGGCTGGCTGCTACACGGCCACGGATGCCGTGCGGGCCGCAAAGCTGGGGCGAGAAATCCTGCGAACGCTCGGTAACCCGGGCGCGGACTGGGTGAAGCTGGAAGTACTGGGCGATTCCAAGACGCTGCTGCCCGATCCAGTCGAAACGGTGAAGGCTTGCGAGCAACTGGTCGAAGCGGGGTTTTCCGTGTTGTGCTACACCAGCGATTGCCCCGTCACTGCGCTGCGATTAAAGAAGGTCGGAGCGGCCAGCGTGATGCCCGCGGGCAGCCCCATTGGAAGCGGCCAGGGAATTCTAAACCCTGGAAACTTGCAGATCATTCTGGAGTATTTAAAGGACGATGATGCGAATTACCCCATCATCATCGACGCGGGAGTGGGCACCGCCAGCGACGTGGCGATCGCAATGGAACTGGGCGCCGACGGTGTCTTGATGAACACCGCGATTGCTCATGCTCGCGATCCAGTCCGCATGGCGACCGCGATGAAACATGCCGTCATCGCTGGCTACGAAGCCGCCCGAGCCGGACGTATTCCGAAGCGACTGTACGGCACCGCAAGCAGCCCCAGCGAAGGCGTCATCAGCACCCGGCCCTACGGAAGCACCGCCGGCCAATAG
- a CDS encoding class II fumarate hydratase: MTQTRTERDSMGEVHVPADAYYGAQTQRAIDNFPVSGWRLPPAMISAMGRVKLACGIANHDLGKLTGSGKNPLTDKQVTSLLAACQEIVDGGLGDQFPVDVFQTGSGTSSNMNINEVLSNRAIEIDGGDRLDESKPIHPNDHVNMGQSTNDTFPTAIHVATAVQIDKHLIPTLRRMHASLLEKAEAWDKIIKIGRTHLMDATPLRLGQEFGGFARQLELSIQRAERARDAVLELPVGGTAVGSGINTHPEFGSRVAAHLAEQTGIQFIEAVNHFEGNANRDGLVEAHGQLKCIAQTLLGLANNIRWLGSGPRCGYYEVKLPTRQPGSSIMPGKVNPVLCESLMQLSARVIGNDGCMTVSGGCGGNFQLNIMMPVMAHTILESIALLDGGVNAFVEFCLDGMEPNEEACNAAVEQSLSMCTSLNPLIGYEQASALAKEAFKTGQTIRELCEQKKLLPPEQLNEALDPWKMTEPQA; the protein is encoded by the coding sequence ATGACCCAGACCCGAACCGAACGTGACTCGATGGGCGAAGTTCACGTGCCAGCCGATGCGTATTACGGTGCCCAAACTCAACGGGCGATCGACAATTTCCCGGTCAGTGGATGGCGTTTGCCGCCCGCAATGATCTCGGCGATGGGCCGGGTCAAACTGGCTTGTGGAATCGCAAACCATGACCTGGGCAAGCTAACCGGATCGGGCAAGAACCCGCTGACCGACAAGCAGGTCACATCCCTGCTTGCCGCGTGTCAAGAAATCGTAGATGGCGGCCTGGGTGACCAGTTTCCAGTCGACGTTTTCCAAACGGGAAGCGGCACCAGCAGCAACATGAACATCAACGAGGTGCTCAGTAACCGTGCGATTGAAATTGACGGTGGCGACCGTCTGGATGAATCCAAGCCGATTCACCCGAACGATCACGTGAACATGGGCCAAAGCACTAACGACACGTTTCCCACCGCGATCCACGTTGCGACCGCGGTCCAGATCGACAAGCACTTGATCCCAACCTTGCGTCGCATGCACGCTTCGTTACTGGAAAAAGCCGAGGCTTGGGACAAGATCATCAAGATTGGTCGCACTCACCTGATGGACGCCACTCCACTTCGCTTGGGCCAAGAGTTCGGTGGGTTTGCACGTCAGCTTGAATTGTCGATCCAACGTGCCGAACGAGCTCGCGATGCGGTCTTGGAATTGCCCGTCGGCGGCACCGCTGTCGGTTCAGGCATCAACACGCATCCGGAATTCGGTTCGCGAGTTGCCGCTCATCTGGCCGAACAAACCGGCATCCAGTTCATCGAGGCGGTCAATCACTTTGAGGGCAACGCCAACCGAGACGGTCTGGTGGAAGCTCACGGACAACTCAAATGCATCGCTCAAACCCTATTGGGATTGGCCAACAATATCCGTTGGCTTGGAAGCGGCCCGCGTTGCGGCTACTACGAAGTGAAGTTGCCAACCCGCCAGCCGGGCAGTTCGATCATGCCAGGAAAGGTGAACCCGGTCCTCTGTGAATCGCTGATGCAGCTTTCCGCTCGCGTCATCGGTAACGATGGATGCATGACGGTCAGTGGTGGATGCGGTGGCAACTTCCAGCTCAACATCATGATGCCCGTGATGGCCCACACGATCCTGGAATCGATCGCCTTGCTGGACGGCGGAGTGAACGCGTTTGTCGAGTTCTGCTTGGACGGCATGGAGCCCAACGAAGAGGCATGCAACGCGGCCGTCGAACAAAGCTTGTCGATGTGCACCAGCTTGAACCCACTGATCGGCTACGAACAAGCATCGGCTCTGGCGAAGGAAGCGTTCAAGACCGGACAAACGATCCGTGAACTGTGCGAACAGAAAAAACTTCTGCCCCCCGAGCAACTGAACGAAGCTCTGGATCCTTGGAAGATGACCGAGCCCCAAGCCTAA
- a CDS encoding type II secretion system F family protein — MPAFQYTARDSTGKSVTGVIDAANSREASSLLAGQELFPTKIEEKKTNSVRLFGAKRKKVSGQNMAVFYTQLASLLRSGVPMIRSLTLLGSQSTTPVLGEVLAEIRTRVEDGEPLGDAMARFPGVFSGMGVNMVKAGMEGGFLEDALDRVGVFTELQEDLKGRTVSAMAYPAFLFVVGTVVVTGLLVFFVPKFDMLFDRLRKNGDMPAMTEWLLAFSNFLQAYGLFMLAGMVIAFFAVRMHLQTDEGMDRADHWKLKIPVLGEILMNLSVARFCRVLGTLLGNGVPILKSLDISRSATGNRLLSRSIGDATENIRSGESLAKPLGDSGYFPMAVVEMIRVGEESNSLDRVLPEIADSLEKRTFRRLDLFVRLLEPIMLLVMAILVLAVVMALLIPVLKSSTSL, encoded by the coding sequence ATGCCTGCCTTTCAATACACAGCTCGCGACTCAACCGGAAAAAGTGTCACCGGCGTGATTGATGCGGCGAACTCCCGTGAAGCTTCTTCGCTGTTGGCGGGCCAAGAGCTCTTTCCGACCAAGATCGAGGAAAAGAAGACCAACTCAGTTCGTCTGTTTGGCGCTAAACGTAAGAAGGTGAGTGGCCAGAACATGGCCGTCTTTTACACCCAACTGGCATCTTTGCTACGCAGCGGCGTGCCGATGATTCGGTCGCTCACGTTGTTGGGAAGTCAGTCCACCACGCCAGTGCTTGGCGAGGTACTGGCTGAAATTCGGACACGCGTGGAAGATGGTGAACCGCTCGGCGATGCGATGGCGCGGTTCCCGGGCGTGTTCAGCGGCATGGGCGTGAACATGGTCAAGGCCGGCATGGAAGGCGGATTCTTGGAAGACGCGTTGGACCGAGTCGGAGTGTTTACCGAGTTGCAAGAAGACCTGAAGGGACGGACGGTCAGTGCGATGGCGTACCCGGCGTTCCTGTTTGTGGTCGGTACCGTCGTGGTGACCGGTCTGCTGGTCTTCTTTGTTCCTAAATTTGACATGCTGTTCGACCGTTTGCGCAAAAACGGTGACATGCCCGCGATGACGGAGTGGTTGCTCGCGTTCAGTAACTTCTTGCAGGCCTACGGCTTGTTCATGTTGGCTGGCATGGTGATCGCCTTCTTTGCGGTACGGATGCACTTGCAAACCGATGAAGGGATGGACCGTGCGGATCATTGGAAGTTGAAGATTCCGGTTCTGGGCGAGATCCTGATGAACCTTTCCGTTGCTCGGTTCTGTCGAGTTCTGGGAACGTTGTTGGGTAACGGCGTGCCGATTTTGAAGTCACTGGATATTAGTCGTTCCGCGACGGGCAATCGTTTGTTGAGTCGTTCGATCGGCGATGCGACCGAGAATATTCGAAGTGGTGAAAGCCTGGCGAAGCCGCTTGGCGATTCCGGCTATTTCCCGATGGCGGTTGTGGAGATGATTCGCGTGGGTGAGGAAAGTAACTCGCTCGATCGCGTGCTTCCCGAGATTGCCGATTCGTTGGAAAAGCGAACCTTCCGCCGCCTGGACCTGTTCGTGCGTTTGCTCGAACCGATCATGTTGTTGGTGATGGCGATCCTGGTTCTGGCCGTGGTGATGGCGTTGCTGATCCCAGTTCTAAAAAGCAGCACGTCGCTGTAG